In Roseovarius indicus, one genomic interval encodes:
- a CDS encoding TlpA disulfide reductase family protein, with translation MNAVSLGPLVFSHERLHVVIAIAAFFLAIELATWIWPTRAGVVHRWSLVVAASWIVAARAGFMLANLDSFAADPVSALAVWQGGFAPFAGAAGLALAALAAMLRGPEVLRPLALAVIASGLAYTAAGLALPVEARGQLPRIALPALDSAPVPLSDAEGRPAIINLWVSWCPPCRREMPMMMDLARARDDVVVRFANQGEPRETVLRYLDSQNLSGERVVLDAEQRLMEAFGLLGLPSTLFFAADGSLVAVHIGEISRAALANRMNELSRETP, from the coding sequence ATGAACGCGGTTTCCCTCGGACCTCTCGTATTCTCGCACGAGCGCCTGCACGTGGTGATCGCTATTGCGGCCTTTTTCTTGGCGATCGAGTTGGCGACTTGGATCTGGCCGACACGCGCAGGCGTAGTCCACCGTTGGTCCCTGGTCGTCGCTGCCAGCTGGATCGTGGCGGCGCGGGCGGGTTTCATGCTTGCCAATCTTGACTCCTTTGCCGCCGATCCCGTCAGCGCGCTGGCGGTCTGGCAGGGCGGTTTCGCACCCTTCGCCGGCGCGGCGGGGCTGGCTCTTGCCGCCCTAGCCGCCATGTTGCGCGGACCCGAGGTGCTGCGTCCCCTGGCACTCGCCGTGATCGCCAGCGGGCTCGCATATACCGCCGCAGGCCTGGCCCTGCCGGTTGAGGCGCGCGGGCAGTTGCCACGGATCGCCCTTCCGGCGCTCGATAGCGCGCCGGTGCCGCTCTCCGACGCCGAGGGACGCCCGGCGATTATCAACCTCTGGGTCAGCTGGTGCCCGCCGTGCCGGCGCGAGATGCCGATGATGATGGATCTGGCACGCGCCCGCGACGACGTGGTGGTGCGCTTTGCCAACCAGGGCGAGCCGCGCGAGACCGTGCTGCGCTACCTCGACAGTCAGAACCTGAGCGGCGAGCGGGTGGTTCTCGACGCTGAACAGCGCCTGATGGAGGCCTTCGGTCTCCTTGGGCTGCCCAGCACCCTGTTCTTCGCCGCCGACGGCAGCCTCGTCGCGGTGCACATCGGGGAAATCTCCCGCGCCGCACTGGCCAACCGCATGAATGAGCTGTCCCGGGAGACCCCATG